The genomic stretch ATAATACGAAAAATATTTGTTTTTCAGACTGAATAAATGGTAAGATGTAATAATAAAACGGTAAGAAGCAAACATTTACAGGTAACACGCAACACGCTGATTGTAAGGGGGGGTAAGATGCCGGCAGTTTGCAGTTCAAAAATTAACTTTAAGAAGGGAAGATTGATTATACCCTCACTGAAAATTGTATTACAGGGGACTCCTACAATAAATTCAACCTATCCATAAGTTCCTTTTTATATTTTCTGCTGATGATTAAATATATCTTATCAATAAAAATCAGATTATCTTCAATTTTAGTAATTTTATCCAACGCAACAGCATGTGATTTATGAATCCTGAAAAAATTTCTTGAATTCAATTTTGCCAAAACATCTTTTAAAAATGAATTTACTATATGTTTTTCTTTAAGTATATGAACAATTGTATAGTTATCCATAGCTTCCAACCAAAGAATTTCTTTTTTATTAATACGCAAAATTTGTCCTTTGTCTTTTATAAAAACAAAATTATCTGTTGTATTAATTTCGATATTTGTTTGCCGGCTTATATTATCATTTTGTTTAATTTCTTTATAGCGCTGTAATGCTAATTTTATTCCGTGATCAAGGTCTTCATCTTTAAAAGGTTTAATAATAAATCCCATTGGATTTGCTGCTTGTGCTTTTTTAAATGTAGCATCGTCAGAATAGGCTGATAAAAATATTACCGGAATATCAAATTTCTTATGAATTAATTCAGCTAAATCAATTCCCGATTTTCCGTCGCCGAGATTAATGTCCAATAATACAATATCCGGGTTTTTATTGAATAATATCGGCAAAGCTTTATCATACCCGGCAGCAATACCTGCTACGGAAAATTTCATTTGCTTTAAGCGTTCTTCAATATCTAAAGCAATAGTAT from Bacteroidales bacterium encodes the following:
- a CDS encoding response regulator: MINVLIVEDEYTIALDIEERLKQMKFSVAGIAAGYDKALPILFNKNPDIVLLDINLGDGKSGIDLAELIHKKFDIPVIFLSAYSDDATFKKAQAANPMGFIIKPFKDEDLDHGIKLALQRYKEIKQNDNISRQTNIEINTTDNFVFIKDKGQILRINKKEILWLEAMDNYTIVHILKEKHIVNSFLKDVLAKLNSRNFFRIHKSHAVALDKITKIEDNLIFIDKIYLIISRKYKKELMDRLNLL